Proteins from a genomic interval of Gemmatimonas sp.:
- a CDS encoding M20/M25/M40 family metallo-hydrolase, whose product MTRRRRTFALLAATFGALPAVEPLSAQVRVLPNPPVVVDSADPVALLVARLDLEKYKGTIKGLTQFGDRRQGTKRNRDAVDWIEAQLKSYGCANVERITYEYNPPAFAERPANAPAAGAGAAPRPVSTQASGGGRARGVRTRAGVNNDSLAQPDARLRALNAEPSVNGMRQEVYCTKVGTTRPDEMYIIGGHMDGIGWGEAANDDASGSAIVMELARIFSDPAVQTERSIRFALWNNEETGLQGARAYIEQRAKLQGIEEPRGSGKYPEPKWLGMIQHDMMMFDHGMPNPDGTMRKEQRPEADVNIEFQINSKQADASMKLAFVLHQANSKYATDYPAQVGPHMTNTDSGPFQDLIPAVSLRENERGTQVGSGWDPHWHQPTDLFKTFSDADFRLGLNAAQTTLGAVGKLVGATLKR is encoded by the coding sequence ATGACTCGCCGACGTCGCACCTTCGCGCTGCTCGCCGCCACGTTCGGCGCATTGCCGGCAGTGGAACCGCTGTCGGCCCAGGTCCGCGTTCTCCCCAATCCTCCGGTCGTGGTGGACAGTGCGGACCCGGTGGCCCTCCTCGTGGCGCGGCTCGACCTGGAGAAGTACAAGGGCACCATCAAGGGGCTCACGCAGTTCGGTGATCGCCGTCAGGGCACCAAGCGCAACCGTGATGCGGTGGACTGGATCGAAGCCCAGCTCAAGAGCTACGGCTGCGCCAACGTCGAGCGCATCACCTACGAATACAATCCGCCTGCCTTCGCCGAGCGTCCCGCCAACGCGCCGGCAGCGGGGGCGGGCGCCGCGCCGCGCCCCGTATCCACGCAGGCCTCGGGTGGTGGTCGGGCCCGTGGCGTGCGCACGCGCGCCGGTGTGAACAACGATTCACTGGCGCAGCCGGATGCGCGGCTGCGGGCCCTCAATGCCGAGCCGAGTGTGAACGGCATGCGGCAGGAGGTGTACTGCACGAAGGTGGGGACCACGCGCCCCGACGAGATGTACATCATTGGCGGGCACATGGACGGCATCGGCTGGGGTGAGGCCGCCAACGATGATGCCTCGGGCTCGGCCATCGTGATGGAGCTGGCGCGCATCTTCTCCGACCCGGCGGTGCAGACGGAGCGGTCCATTCGCTTTGCGCTGTGGAACAACGAGGAGACGGGGCTGCAGGGCGCGCGCGCCTACATCGAGCAGCGCGCGAAGCTTCAGGGGATCGAGGAACCGCGTGGCTCGGGGAAGTACCCGGAGCCCAAGTGGCTGGGGATGATCCAGCACGACATGATGATGTTCGATCATGGCATGCCCAATCCCGACGGCACCATGCGCAAGGAGCAGCGCCCGGAGGCCGACGTGAACATCGAGTTCCAGATCAACTCCAAGCAGGCCGACGCGTCGATGAAGCTCGCGTTCGTGCTGCATCAGGCCAACAGCAAGTACGCCACCGACTATCCGGCGCAGGTGGGGCCGCACATGACCAACACCGACTCGGGGCCGTTCCAGGATCTCATCCCGGCCGTGAGCCTGCGCGAGAATGAGCGCGGCACCCAAGTGGGCAGCGGGTGGGACCCGCACTGGCACCAGCCCACGGACCTGTTCAAGACCTTCAGCGACGCGGATTTCCGGCTGGGGCTGAACGCCGCGCAGACCACACTGGGCGCGGTGGGGAAGCTGGTGGGGGCGACGCTCAAGCGGTAA
- a CDS encoding family 10 glycosylhydrolase, with product MRPRLRTRLTTLAVATAIFGIGLDLPAQSASPAGPHPIRREFRGAWVASVANIDWPSKPGLSAWQQQAELIAILDRARDLRLNAILLQVRPAGDALYASTLEPWSAYLTGVEGRPPEPYYDPLAFAVKEAHARGLELHAWFNPYRARHPSATGPHARTHLSVTHPHWVRRYGKYEWMDPGEPGVLAHSVKVALDVVKRYDVDGIHVDDYFYPYPETDSTKAEVPFPDSTSYARYRAKGGALGLSDWRRWNVDRYVERVYVGTKRLKPWVKVGISPFGIWRPGYPASIQGFDSYEKLAGDSRKWLREGWVDYFTPQLYWPIARTAQSYPVLLDWWIGENVKGRHMWPGHNSSRAAAGSAEWGPDELNNQVRATRATTGTGQGATGDIFFSMRSLMPVQGAARSPQSVGVATQPPPPAQAEALADKLVAELYGEPALIPASPWLGTQRPARPVARVERDAASGDEVVRVMSALGVRWITVQVRRGDTWRSWVLPAAQRSLVIGDADSAPADDVVVRAVHRNGRESLPLQLRGAHR from the coding sequence ATGCGCCCTCGACTCCGCACCCGCCTCACGACGCTCGCCGTAGCGACCGCGATCTTCGGCATCGGCCTCGACCTCCCGGCGCAGTCCGCCAGCCCTGCAGGCCCGCACCCCATCCGCCGCGAGTTCCGCGGCGCGTGGGTCGCCTCGGTGGCCAACATCGACTGGCCCAGCAAGCCGGGGCTCAGCGCGTGGCAGCAGCAGGCCGAGCTCATTGCCATTCTCGACCGCGCGCGCGACCTGCGACTCAACGCCATCCTGCTGCAGGTGCGCCCCGCCGGTGATGCGCTCTATGCATCGACGCTGGAGCCCTGGTCCGCGTACCTCACCGGGGTGGAGGGGCGCCCCCCCGAGCCCTACTACGACCCGCTGGCGTTCGCGGTGAAGGAAGCGCATGCGCGCGGGCTCGAATTGCACGCCTGGTTCAATCCCTATCGGGCGCGTCATCCCAGTGCCACCGGCCCGCATGCCCGCACGCACCTGTCGGTGACCCACCCGCACTGGGTGCGGCGCTACGGCAAGTACGAGTGGATGGATCCCGGCGAGCCCGGTGTGCTGGCGCACTCCGTGAAGGTCGCACTCGATGTGGTGAAGCGGTACGACGTGGACGGCATTCACGTGGACGACTACTTCTACCCCTACCCGGAGACCGACAGCACGAAGGCCGAGGTGCCGTTCCCGGATAGCACCTCGTACGCGCGCTATCGCGCGAAGGGTGGTGCCCTCGGCCTCTCCGACTGGCGCCGGTGGAACGTGGATCGCTATGTCGAGCGGGTGTATGTCGGCACCAAGCGCCTCAAGCCGTGGGTGAAGGTGGGGATCAGCCCGTTCGGCATCTGGCGCCCCGGCTATCCGGCCAGCATCCAGGGCTTCGACAGCTACGAGAAGCTCGCCGGCGATTCACGCAAATGGCTGCGTGAGGGGTGGGTGGACTACTTCACGCCGCAGCTGTACTGGCCGATCGCGCGCACGGCGCAGAGTTATCCGGTGCTGCTCGACTGGTGGATTGGCGAGAACGTGAAGGGGCGCCACATGTGGCCGGGGCACAACTCCAGCCGCGCCGCGGCGGGGAGCGCGGAGTGGGGCCCCGATGAACTCAACAACCAGGTGCGCGCCACCCGCGCCACCACGGGCACGGGGCAGGGCGCCACCGGCGACATCTTCTTCAGCATGCGCTCGCTCATGCCGGTGCAGGGTGCTGCGCGCTCGCCCCAGTCGGTGGGGGTCGCCACGCAGCCGCCACCGCCGGCGCAGGCCGAGGCGCTGGCAGACAAACTGGTGGCGGAGCTGTACGGCGAGCCGGCGCTCATTCCCGCGTCGCCGTGGCTCGGTACGCAGCGGCCAGCGCGCCCCGTCGCGCGCGTGGAGCGCGACGCCGCCTCCGGTGACGAGGTGGTGCGGGTGATGTCGGCGTTGGGCGTGCGCTGGATCACGGTGCAGGTGCGACGCGGTGACACCTGGCGCAGCTGGGTACTTCCTGCTGCGCAGCGGTCGCTCGTCATTGGCGACGCCGACAGCGCCCCGGCCGATGACGTGGTGGTGCGCGCGGTGCACCGCAACGGGCGTGAAAGCCTGCCGCTGCAGCTGCGCGGGGCGCACCGCTGA
- a CDS encoding ATP-binding cassette domain-containing protein has translation MALLSMQEVRVAFGGPPVLDGANFAIERGERVCVLGRNGAGKSTLMQVLDGTLRPDDGLVVRQGGVSVARLEQAVPRTLTGAMFDVVASGLGESGELLARYHAASLRVATDHSEKALQELDRLHRQVDVANAWQLHRRVETALQHLGLDPEARIEQASGGRTRQALLARALVNAPDVLLLDEPTNHLDIDAIEWMEQFLIDEGITLVFVTHDRAFLRRVATRIVELDRGRLADYGTTYDSYLERKEQMLHAEAKEWEDFDRRLAIEETWIRTGIQARRTRNEGRVRQLEAMRVERSQRRERVGTTRAQIQEAERSGRLVLETQGLTFAHGDRPIVRDLTTTIMRGDRVGLVGPNGSGKTTLLKLLLKALEPQAGSVRHGTNLEIAYFDQLREQLDPEKSVIEAVGDGTDWVQVGGQRRHIHGYLSDFLFSADRARTPIRALSGGERNRVLLARLFTRQFNVLVLDEPTNDLDMETLDVLEQLLVEFSGTLLLVSHDRAFLDAVVTSTLVFEGQGGVKEYAGGYADWVRQRPAPVHAAVAPRPVATAAAKPDKPKKRKLTFKEGKELEALPDRIALLEGDRDAALALLADPSVLRDGQRVLEIHATLAKLEDDLLAAMTRWEALETIASE, from the coding sequence ATGGCCCTGCTGTCCATGCAGGAGGTGCGCGTAGCCTTTGGCGGACCGCCGGTGCTCGATGGGGCCAACTTCGCCATCGAACGTGGTGAGCGGGTGTGTGTGCTGGGGCGCAACGGAGCCGGAAAGAGCACGCTCATGCAGGTACTCGACGGCACGCTGCGCCCCGACGATGGCCTTGTGGTACGTCAGGGGGGCGTGTCGGTGGCGCGACTCGAGCAGGCGGTCCCGCGCACCCTCACGGGTGCGATGTTCGACGTGGTGGCGTCCGGACTCGGGGAGTCGGGCGAACTGCTCGCCCGCTATCACGCGGCCTCGCTGCGCGTGGCCACCGATCACTCCGAGAAGGCGCTGCAGGAACTCGACCGGTTGCACCGGCAGGTGGACGTGGCCAACGCCTGGCAGCTGCATCGGCGTGTGGAAACGGCACTGCAGCACCTCGGCCTCGATCCGGAGGCGCGCATCGAGCAGGCGAGTGGCGGACGCACACGTCAGGCGTTGCTCGCCCGCGCGCTGGTGAATGCGCCCGACGTGCTGCTGCTCGACGAACCCACCAACCATCTCGATATCGATGCCATCGAGTGGATGGAGCAGTTCCTCATCGACGAGGGGATCACGCTGGTGTTCGTGACCCACGACCGCGCCTTCCTGCGCCGCGTGGCCACGCGCATCGTCGAACTCGATCGTGGCCGCCTCGCCGACTACGGCACCACCTACGACAGCTACCTCGAGCGCAAGGAGCAGATGCTCCACGCCGAGGCAAAGGAGTGGGAAGACTTCGACCGTCGTCTGGCCATCGAGGAGACGTGGATTCGCACCGGCATTCAGGCGCGCCGCACGCGTAACGAAGGGCGCGTGCGACAGCTCGAGGCGATGCGCGTGGAGCGGTCGCAGCGCCGCGAGCGGGTGGGCACCACGCGCGCGCAGATCCAGGAGGCCGAGCGGTCGGGACGGCTGGTGCTGGAAACTCAGGGGCTCACCTTCGCCCACGGTGATCGCCCCATCGTGCGCGATCTTACCACCACGATCATGCGCGGGGATCGGGTAGGGCTCGTGGGGCCGAACGGCTCGGGCAAGACCACGCTGCTCAAGCTGTTGCTCAAGGCGCTGGAGCCGCAGGCGGGGTCGGTGCGTCACGGTACCAACCTCGAGATCGCGTACTTCGATCAGCTGCGCGAGCAGCTCGACCCCGAAAAGAGCGTGATCGAGGCGGTGGGCGACGGCACCGATTGGGTGCAGGTGGGCGGGCAGCGCCGCCACATCCACGGCTATCTCTCCGACTTCCTCTTTTCCGCCGATCGCGCCCGTACCCCCATTCGTGCGCTCAGCGGCGGTGAACGCAACCGGGTGCTGCTCGCGCGGCTCTTTACCCGGCAGTTCAACGTGCTGGTGCTCGACGAACCCACCAACGACCTCGATATGGAGACGCTCGACGTGCTCGAGCAGCTTTTGGTCGAGTTCAGCGGCACGTTGCTGCTGGTGTCGCACGATCGCGCGTTTCTCGATGCGGTGGTGACGAGCACGCTGGTCTTCGAGGGGCAGGGTGGCGTGAAGGAGTACGCCGGTGGTTACGCCGACTGGGTTCGTCAGCGCCCGGCGCCGGTGCACGCGGCGGTGGCGCCGAGGCCCGTGGCGACCGCCGCGGCGAAGCCCGACAAGCCGAAGAAGCGCAAGCTGACGTTCAAGGAAGGGAAGGAACTCGAGGCGCTTCCCGACCGCATTGCGTTACTGGAGGGAGATCGCGACGCGGCGTTGGCCCTGCTGGCCGACCCGAGTGTCCTGCGCGACGGCCAGCGGGTGCTGGAGATCCATGCCACGCTGGCGAAGCTCGAGGACGACCTGCTGGCTGCGATGACCCGCTGGGAGGCGCTGGAGACGATCGCCTCGGAGTAG